In the Necator americanus strain Aroian chromosome X, whole genome shotgun sequence genome, CAATATTAGACAGGAGCCATTTTCGAATAACGCACTCCGCATCTTTGCCAAATATCTAAATACTGTTTTCATTTATAACGAAGTCAGGGTGTTGTGGCTGTGAAGGCAAAGGATCTCGCCTGGTAAACGTTAAGTTCAAAATATATACTTGAATTAAGAGAAAACATTAGTaagctttgaatttttaaaatccactaaattctgttattttgttttagtaTTACGATTTATCAGGACTTGTCTACAATCTTATAAAATAAGGTGAAACTCAGGTGCTTAATCTTTTTTGCAGTGGTGCGGACTGCAACTGTTTACCATTCGCTGAAAGGTTCTCTGTTAATTTGAAAGTAGTATATCATAAACtgacaatgttgggatctcttctTGTAAAGATAGAGTTACATATGTAGATCAGGAGTATGGAGGTGCTCAATTACTTCTAAGACGAGTTGTACTGCCAGACTCCTGGTAACGTACTACATCCGTGAGCACAGACGTACGCGCTAAGTCTGCCAGAGGCCAGGCAATCAATGAGCTGCTCACGCTGTCTCCCCCATCCACTGTCCAACGCGGGGCGTACGCTTGCGTTCGCAGACGTGGCGCGACACCaagtgcctcgtaggaaaattcaaCCTGTATCctgtttttgctgttttctacttctatttgctgttttctatttcttttttcttagaagaatAAGGGGGACGTTTGTAATCGCACTTATTCTCGTAATTTCCACCCCTAACCCCATCTTTTCCTGGTGAGATCCCAACATGGTCAATTTCGTAGTATGTTGTCTTTAAAgacagcacaccacgaatatGACGGTGCGAAGGGATTTGCTGGAAAAACTGGAGATGTGGTTGTAGATGGCGGGATCAGGGATGGTTCAgctctctccctgatcgtcgtatGAAACGGCGTTATTACGAGGAACTTTAGAACGCGCCTTTATGTGTACGTCccagtcccctcagcagcttatttcttggtttcacttgaataggctggtgagaacaCATAACTGATTTTCGCAggatcgcacttggatgcggtgcgtgcacaagggtggcgcgttgcaactgaagtcgTCTTTAAAGAAAGTTTTCTACCCCGTTTCCGCGGATTCTTTTACCACGTAAGActcctggtatgctgccttcaaattgATTGCGCCCATTCTGAATGTTCGTGCCTTGAAAGGATCAACACCGACGAACGGTTGCTACCTCCACTTCACCGAAATCAGGACGTTATACACATACTAACGCAATATGGGTGGAAATCCTTCTGAATTGGCCGTGAACCTTGTAGAAATGGATGTTGCACGTTTGAGCAAATTCTAATCCATGGGTACGATTACgagtcagaaaaaagaaaaaaaaaacagtctatTTGACCATTAACGTGAAGAatacagtaggatcgctaattctttgacgcggattcgcgtctttttcgtctttttttcataactgacctcaatttgatctttattataagatctacACATCAATAGATTAGTGAGCGAGAGCTCACTAATGAATGCAATTAGAGTTTTTAAAACTTATCAGGTaaacagtttctgaaaaaattgcCTGCGGAAACACATTAACGAGGCTGactccgagataattgcgccccaaggatatatgaCTTTTGACatgaatatatttttcgaaaagtgaaatgatgtttacatattcgtaatctatataatattgcgaacaattttATATCTTTCACAACTATAACTCCATGACTCTGGAGATCTTGTTAGtttgactaaagtgacatgtttgAACTCCTGGAACGACCGACATTAccagcttaaaaattgttttcttgcaaaatatgcaagaaaactatttgttgtaggaGGACCTCATCTCTTGGTTTCAcagctcaacaggattttccgttttttgcagttaaagttacaacttcggcattttgcactttttaatctgatttttgacagttcataaatcgctaacaaattAGGTTCGCCATCTGTCGGCACAACACAGTAGAGAACAGTCTTTGTCCTTTGCatttttccgatttcttcCTTAATATGTTTCAGCTGCGGTCACTTTTGAACCTGCAAAGGTATAGaacttttcatgtgtttttacagaaagcttagttttttggaatttattggaagtttcttcaTATATCATGTGGATATGTTTAATCAGAAAGGAGAGATCTATTGAATGgtggtaatttcaaaaaattttgtttcattcgaattttcatcacaaactaCTTCAGTCTCTATTTGAGGTTATTGTCATCGAGGGACGCCGACCCACCAGAAACCTAAGGACACACATTGAGCTACGGCTGTGTTACATGTTACACTGATTACTACacttgaaaagaatagaataactacagagaACAATGTTACACCCACAGAGAGATATTCTTAAGGATTGTctgttttatccttttttttattcacattatttttttttgttttacctgCATTCTTTGCTCTTCGAAATTAAAGTAAAGTCATCAAgtcaaagaaataattatattCAAACGAATCTTTTTACGAGGACTGGAATGGAGCAATCTAATAATCTAATGACGAAGCAAATAGAAGAATCAGTGAAGTACAAATCTTAATAGAACTACCAAAATTTGGATTCAAAATTACGTCATGGATTAGCAGCTCAAAAAGACGGAGCCCCACTTTCATCATCAGATTTTTCAATCTCAAGGgtttgcaaagttttttttgcaatctccACAAATAAAGCAGACAATCCTGAAGAATATCTCTCTGTAGGTATAACATTGTTCTCTGTAGttattctgttcttttcaaatgaagtGATCAATGCGGCACCACAGCCGTAGCTCGATGTGTGTCCTAAGGTATGTGGTGGGTCGGCGtgccttctttttcttcttcttcctagcgtttgtcccgttttgttgcagggtccgcctttgtcctccatttggttctatccattgcatcagccgtacataaacgcgcatctatcgtatccagcttcacacggtctaagcagcgaatctttggcctcccacgcggcctcactcctgaaacgtcgagcttcagtgcgtttttggcaacagaatcttcctctcgccgcaagacgtgaccgaaCCATCTCAGTTGggctccttcatcttctcagttatcgggacgacaccgaagatggagcgcacagtgtcgttggatactttctcttttagcgttacacctatcgtccaccttaacatccgcatctccatagcgtgcaacactctttccaaggctttcattGTCGGCCAGCagtcgcatccgtaaagggcaacaggacgcacggccgtcctgtagatcttcgacttcagtcgaacagggactttcttgtcgcacagtacgcctgttgccattttccatttcatccatgccgcattaacacgtgctcgaccttcttgatcaatgtcgcctgtggaagtcactttggatctaaggtacttgaaacagttcaccttgtttaatttggtgccatcgacacgaactgaaccatcctctatccttggtccgcactccatgtacacagtttttgatgtgttgaggcgcaatccatatttctgcagccgatccttccaagactgttcttatttctgaagatcatctcgagactccgacgcgagcatgacatcatcggcaaagagtagagtccacggatgctgcttctggatttccttcgttatcgtgtccatacacagtatgaacagcaggggtgagggatgaaccctggtgaacccctacttgtacagggaatggcctgcttgtccCAGCGGCACATCGGACAACGCTGGTGGgtttcgcataaagcagctttgtCCActgcacatattcttctggtactctatgcgacctcatggacatccataacatctcatgtgggacacggtcgaaagctttctcaagatcgagaaaagcaagatgcacactgcggttcttctctcgatgtttctccagaaggatccggacagcatggatagcgtctatagtgctgcagtccttcacaaaaccgcactggttgagtgaaacgctgacaattttcctcagacgagcctccaggacacgctcaaaaacctttatcgtatggcacagcagtcgtataggcctgcacgaagtgcagtcagcaatgtctcctttccctttccagacaggcatggtcacggaagtttgccaaacgtctggagtccgtccttctgcaacgatcttgttaaatagagttgcgagccacacagaccctcgatctcctagcagcctccagacatcagcaggtaCGCCATCAGGACATcaggttgccttgttcgacttcatttttgcgagggcagcactgacttcgacggcagtaattggtagaacaggaccctcgacgctgggaacagttgcgatcggaggatgacagaactcttcgttacacaagtggtTGTAacactctcgccacctctccaggatctgaccagggcggcgcagaacggttccatcagctcccttaacgatcttggtgtgttccatatccaacgttgaacGATGtcgcgctctgactaaacgatacactgcccgctcgccctctctggtatcaagcatgtcgtacacagccttgcaGCGATCCAatttcgccttggagactaccttcttagcctccctcttcgccgctaagTAAGCatcccgatcttcaggctgacgtgtcctccaccagagcttatatttggatttcttctcacgaattgccgcctgaacttcctcgttccaaaaccacgtagccttttgtactttGGGCTTAGCTAGAGTCGTCcttcccagagtgttctccgcaatcaagcgtataacgctgaaagtagacgaccacatttcctacacgctacgagtagggtggggaagtgcagatggagccacggacgcaaaaaaaaatacagcatactccaggattcgcaacccgtcgtcgttgcGAGCTCCAAaaccgtatccaccatgacaaccctcgaacccgtctttccgagaaccgacatgtctgttgaagtctcctccgattagaaatacttcttcgttttccagggattggacgtactgctccagatctttccaaaagcacgccttctcttcttcactacaacccgcctgtggcgcataagcagagacgactcgcaattccacttctcctgtatctacttttacagccatcaagcgatccgatagtcgatccaccgctgtgacgctatttctaaacgactcgttcaatatgataccaacgccattgcgatttgatgtgccgtggtagatcagTTTGTAGCCaccgcctaattcccttgctttggagcctttccagcgagtctcctgtacacaacatatgtcaacacggcgttttctgagactatctgccagttcacgacttcttccagtaagcgtcccaacgttaagtgttgccaagcgcactggatgttgctggcgatggcggactaacttctttggccggcttcgtcctctagccggtagccctcgcatatttgccacattgcccggtCGAgagcaatgtggcaaatatgcgagggccatctcgcttctggggtacgccctagcttctgaagaacacatagtagacattagcagtatgacgcgaagggggtgttgtcctcggtcggcttgtcgcactagcaagct is a window encoding:
- a CDS encoding hypothetical protein (NECATOR_CHRX.G25563.T1), encoding MPVWKGKGDIADCTSCRPIRLLCHTIKVFERVLEARLRKIVSVSLNQCGFVKDCSTIDAIHAVRILLEKHREKNRSVHLAFLDLEKAFDRVPHEMLWMSMRSHRVPEEYVQWTKLLYAKPTSVVRCAAGTSRPFPVQVGVHQGSSLTPAVHTVYGHDNEGNPEAASVDSTLCR
- a CDS encoding hypothetical protein (NECATOR_CHRX.G25562.T1); protein product: MECGPRIEDGSVRVDGTKLNKVNCFKYLRSKVTSTGDIDQEGRARVNAAWMKWKMATGVLCDKKVPVRLKSKIYRTAVRPVALYGCDCWPTMKALERVLHAMEMRMLRWTIGVTLKEKVSNDTVRSIFGVVPITEKMKEPN
- a CDS encoding hypothetical protein (NECATOR_CHRX.G25564.T1), giving the protein MRRTVDQCPPKIVLSPPELAWNDFEYADNAVIFVVISAKVQHIVNFVSKLAAAMLDCACPVECKQKFWVGGNGLENMDDLSYFNRTYLSYLNALYKNWSNGYSTEEFFNLIQEKYGYACNELFRECQLAGKTMNCCSDLFEKQVVMRRGLCFQTRKYVNQTEADDIGRLVLSIKAPPSITNPHYNFSQPQIIVYITDNFKHVVDFPRFYLYPHEWNRMRFTARYIELIENEDVCTQKARRPTCCKSYLTPQSGAAVALAVGQLWWRDFVSAEARAYPRSEMALAYLPHCSRPGNVANMRGLPARGRSRPKKLVRHRQQHPVRLATLNVGTLTGRSRELADSLRKRRVDICCVQETRWKGSKARELGGGYKLIYHGTSNRNGVGIILNESFRNSVTAVDRLSDRLMAVKVDTGEVELRVVSAYAPQAGCSEEEKACFWKDLEQYVQSLENEEVFLIGGDFNRHVGSRKDGFEGCHGGYGFGARNDDGLRILDVIRLIAENTLGRTTLAKPKVQKATWFWNEEVQAAIREKKSKYKLWWRTRQPEDRDAYLAAKREAKKVVSKAKLDRCKAVYDMLDTREGERAVYRLVRARHRSTLDMEHTKIVKGADGTVLRRPGQILERWRECYNHLCNEEFCHPPIATVPSVEGPVLPITAVEVSAALAKMKSNKAT
- a CDS encoding hypothetical protein (NECATOR_CHRX.G25564.T2); the protein is MRRTVDQCPPKIVLSPPELAWNDFEYADNAVIFVVISAKVQHIVNFVSKLAAAMLDCACPVECKQNDLFEKQVVMRRGLCFQTRKYVNQTEADDIGRLVLSIKAPPSITNPHYNFSQPQIIVYITDNFKHVVDFPRFYLYPHEWNRMRFTARYIELIENEDVCTQKARRPTCCKSYLTPQSGAAVALAVGQLWWRDFVSAGSTMPQRCPASSPAASLLVRQADRGQHPLRVILLMSTMCSSEARAYPRSEMALAYLPHCSRPGNVANMRGLPARGRSRPKKLVRHRQQHPVRLATLNVGTLTGRSRELADSLRKRRVDICCVQETRWKGSKARELGGGYKLIYHGTSNRNGVGIILNESFRNSVTAVDRLSDRLMAVKVDTGEVELRVVSAYAPQAGCSEEEKACFWKDLEQYVQSLENEEVFLIGGDFNRHVGSRKDGFEGCHGGYGFGARNDDGLRILDVIRLIAENTLGRTTLAKPKVQKATWFWNEEVQAAIREKKSKYKLWWRTRQPEDRDAYLAAKREAKKVVSKAKLDRCKAVYDMLDTREGERAVYRLVRARHRSTLDMEHTKIVKGADGTVLRRPGQILERWRECYNHLCNEEFCHPPIATVPSVEGPVLPITAVEVSAALAKMKSNKAT